Proteins found in one Amycolatopsis aidingensis genomic segment:
- a CDS encoding SgcJ/EcaC family oxidoreductase: MTNTTADRQADIDAIERVVATLEHSQQNELPEEFIGLFRADAIWTTAHGKRLFGRAEIAEFTRTVLPGAMRESTVTYEVEHIMFISPDVAAVKARGQYRTLDGEPTGNPTSPMYVLAREGEQWLLVACQNTEVLRA, encoded by the coding sequence ATGACCAACACGACGGCGGATCGCCAAGCCGATATCGACGCCATCGAGCGGGTGGTCGCCACGCTCGAACACTCGCAGCAGAACGAACTACCCGAGGAGTTCATCGGCCTGTTCCGGGCCGATGCCATCTGGACGACGGCGCACGGGAAACGCCTCTTCGGCCGCGCGGAGATCGCGGAGTTCACCCGCACGGTGTTGCCCGGAGCCATGCGGGAATCCACGGTGACCTACGAGGTCGAGCACATCATGTTCATCAGCCCGGATGTCGCCGCCGTCAAGGCGCGCGGCCAGTACCGCACGCTCGACGGTGAGCCGACCGGCAATCCCACCAGTCCGATGTACGTGCTGGCCAGGGAGGGCGAGCAGTGGCTGCTGGTCGCCTGCCAGAACACCGAGGTGCTCAGGGCCTGA
- a CDS encoding RidA family protein: MIVGVVEDMPLELINPESLPSPPTYTHVVIAAGSRLVFVAGQEPEDAQGALVGPGDLAVQARQVFTNLGHALAAAGAGPGQVAKITIYVVDHRPEYLPVIEAARLGLFGEHKPADTLVGVAGLARPEYLIEVDAMAVIGD; encoded by the coding sequence GTGATCGTGGGTGTAGTGGAAGACATGCCGCTAGAGCTGATCAACCCGGAGTCCTTGCCGAGTCCGCCCACCTATACCCATGTTGTCATCGCGGCCGGAAGCAGGCTGGTCTTCGTCGCCGGTCAGGAACCGGAGGACGCCCAGGGTGCCCTGGTCGGGCCCGGTGACCTGGCGGTACAGGCCCGCCAGGTGTTCACCAACCTCGGGCACGCCCTGGCCGCCGCCGGCGCCGGCCCCGGCCAGGTCGCCAAGATCACGATCTACGTTGTCGATCACCGGCCGGAGTACCTGCCGGTGATCGAGGCGGCCAGGCTGGGCCTGTTCGGGGAACACAAACCGGCCGACACCCTGGTGGGCGTCGCCGGGCTGGCCCGGCCCGAATACCTGATCGAGGTGGACGCGATGGCCGTCATCGGGGACTGA